Proteins from a genomic interval of Zingiber officinale cultivar Zhangliang chromosome 1B, Zo_v1.1, whole genome shotgun sequence:
- the LOC122038151 gene encoding receptor-like serine/threonine-protein kinase SD1-7, protein MFPCGPNSYCSSNISPPCTCLRGFHPRNQHNWDMLVGEAGCMRTKPLDCLNNTDEFFRLSVTKLPDASRSTVLNANWNFEECRFFCLSNCACRAYAASIISGNGSGSGSGCLIWTEDLTDITVNGTSPSEARHANRNILMFVILPPAILFLACVAYSIWRRKKTSSHIDYEAEEKDMELPLFDLTTIKDATDDFSADNKLGQGGFGPVYKGKLGDDQEIAVKRLSKTSSQGVDEFKNEITLIAKLQHRNLVKLLGCCIQGGERLLIYEYMSNGSLDNFLFDEVQTVLLDWRARYNIILGVARGLLYLHHDSRLRIIHRDLKASNILLDKNMNPKISDFGMARIFGGDESVSITKRVVGT, encoded by the exons ATGTTCCCGTGCGGCCCCAACAGTTATTGCAGCTCCAACATCTCGCCGCCGTGCACATGCTTGCGTGGGTTTCATCCGAGGAATCAACATAACTGGGACATGCTGGTCGGAGAAGCCGGCTGCATGAGGACGAAGCCTTTGGACTGTCTAAATAATACCGATGAATTCTTCAGACTGAGTGTCACGAAGTTGCCCGACGCGTCCAGATCGACAGTACTCAATGCAAACTGGAACTTTGAGGAGTGCAGGTTTTTTTGCTTGAGCAACTGCGCATGCAGAGCATATGCCGCATCGATCATAAGTGGGAATGGGAGTGGCAGTGGCAGTGGCTGCTTAATATGGACAGAGGATCTCACTGATATCACCGTGAATGGCA CATCACCATCTGAAGCCCGTCATGCTAATCGTAATATCTTAATGTTTGTGATTCTTCCACCGGCAATTCTTTTCCTTGCTTGTGTTGCTTACTCGatttggaggaggaagaagacaa GTTCTCATATTGACTATGAAGCAGAAGAAAAGGACATGGAATTGCCATTGTTTGACTTGACTACAATTAAAGACGCAACCGATGACTTCTCAGCAGACAACAAGCTTGGTCAAGGAGGCTTTGGCCCTGTATACAAG GGTAAATTGGGAGACGATCAAGAGATAGCAGTGAAAAGATTATCTAAGACATCGTCACAAGGAGTGGATGAATTCAAAAATGAGATCACATTGATCGCGAAGCTGCAACATCGAAATCTTGTTAAGCTTCTTGGCTGTTGCATCCAAGGAGGGGAAAGACTCTTGATCTATGAATACATGTCCAATGGAAGCTTGGACAACTTTCTGTTTG ATGAAGTTCAAACTGTATTACTGGATTGGAGAGCAAGGTACAACATCATTCTCGGTGTCGCTCGAGGTCTACTTTATCTTCACCATGATTCAAGGTTAAGGATTATTCATAGGGATCTTAAAGCTAGTAACATTCTTCTTGACAAAAATATGAATCCCAAAATATCAGATTTTGGCATGGCTAGGATATTTGGAGGAGATGAATCCGTATCAATTACCAAAAGAGTCGTCGGAACCTAG